TTTTCATAACGCCTTCTTTTGAAAGGATGTTACGAACAGTATCTGAAGGCTGAGCGCCTTTAGACAACCAGTCTAAAACTAAATCTTCTTTTAAAACTACTTCTGCTGGATCTTTTAAAGGATTGTATGTTCCAACAGTTTCGATGAAACGTCCATCACGAGGAGAACGAGAATCTGCGACTACAATACGGTAAAAAGGACTCTTTTTAGAACCCATGCGTTTTAAACGAATTTTTACTGACATTTTATATATTACACCTCCATTAACTTAATCACAAATGTTAGTTTACCAGATTTTCAATAAGCTGTAAAGAGTTTTTTCTTGACACCTTAAAAAAAGCTTTAAAACGTTGCTTTTCAGCTCCTTTAGCTCTATACTTAATCTACCTTGGCAGGGGCAATCAATTGTTGCTTAACGAAAATAAGCGGTGAACCAAAGAAGACATTTCTTTAGTTCATCGCTTATTTTTTATCTATTTAATGTATAGATGTAATAGTCAAACAACGTCTGTTCTTCAAAGCCTATCGAATGATATAAATGGCGGGCCGCTTCATTCGTAGAATCAACCTCTAAATAAATTTTCGTTGCTTGTTTATCGATCAATTGCTGAACAAGCTGACAGATTATTTTTCTACCAATACCCTGACCACGATAATCTGGTCTTACGACAAATCCGTATATACCATAAGAATTATCTTCGTTTTCTAATCGAATACTTGCGATTACTTGTCCATTTTCTCTTAAAACAAGTGTTTTTTTCAGATCCTCTTGATCTATGGGTACAATTTCATCTGTTGATTTTCCATATTCTAATGCAGCAATTGCCTTCGCTTCTTCTATCCTTGCAGGTTCTATAGCGTAATCTGAAGGAGTCAAAACAAATTGATCTGTAGCCAAAATCATCGCATATTCTGAAAAACTATATTTATAACCACTTACTTCTTTAACGTACGAATTTAGAAAGTGATCTTTTCGATCAATGATCCACAAAATTTCCTTGATCATGCGTTGACGAGAAAAGCTTACTATAGCCTCTTGTATCTTATCGATAATTTTTTTGTTTGGTTGGGCGATGATAGTTACTTCCAACTCTTCAGGGTCAAAATTACTCAGGGCTGCATAACCAACTAAGACATCTTCCTCCCAACACAGCAAATGATCTACTTTTTCATTCGTTTTTTTGAAGAAGCTTAAATCCAATTTGTATTCAATCGAATAGATTTTTTTATTGGTTTCTTTTAAGACTTGGACATCCTTAATTTCTTGTGGTTCTAAGTGCTTTTGAATTGTTTGTTTTAGAATCATTTATTCTCCTTTGTATCTAATTTAGGTTGAGTATATCGAAGAGTTTAGAATAATGCAATCTACTAATCGTTAATTATTATCAAACGTTCTTTCTGCTAAATATCATCCCACATGCAATGACAGATAATAAAATCCCAATAATCAGTAAAACGGGTGAGCTAGTTTCACCAGTATTTAATAAACGCTGCTGATTTTTATTTCTATTTTCGTTTGGATTACTGGTACTATTTTGAGTACCGCTCGTTGCTTCTGTAGTTGATGCTGTACCAGACGATTCTGATTCTCTAGTCTCAGTTGATCCTGTTACTTCAATAAGATCGGCTCTGGCTGTTTTCAGTTCTTGAGTCATTTGTTTGATCTTGACCCGACTAACTGCTCTCGGTGTTTCCTTAACTATTTGCACAAGCCTGATAGCCTCTGTCTTTTTATCGATCCACTGATTCCAAGTTTCTGGTGTATAGGTTTCTTCATTTAGTTCATTATTTTCTTCAATAAAAGTCTCTAATTCTTCAATATCTATTACTTGAACACTTTCTTCAATTGTTACTAACTGGTTAACTAGTGACTCCGTGACATCTTCTAAATCTATAACCGTTGAATTTTCATTGTCTACCACAGTTTGAGCGTTCTCTTTAGCCTCTATTAATTTTTGAGCAGAGTTATCTGTCAGTTCCTCTAAATCAATGCTTTCAGTTTCATCGATTTTATCCGTAAGAACATCGATTACCTGGTTCACATCTCCGTTACCAATACCACCGTTGGCATAATTAGTTAAACTAGCATTTCTTGATTGCGGCGTGCCTGCTTCATCTAAAGTATTTGCATTATTTACATATCTTACTGATGAATCTGTGACTTTTGTACTATAATTGATAACTGCCGATACATATCCTTTTCCTACGCTGTAGCTACCTAGGCTTTGTAAAGCTAGTGTAAAACCATTTGCAGTTGGGATTACATTCGTTATGTCCCCTTGAATAATACTTGGAAGCGAATATTTTTTCAAACTTTTTTTATCTGCATCGCGATAATTAACACTAAATGTATCAACTAGTAACTGTTGTCCAGCTCCTAAGTTGTCATTAATGATTGGCAACAGAAGATTTTGTCCAGAATTATTGAGCGTAATTGTCCAATTGATTTTTTGAGGGTCAATTGAATCGAATTTACCACTTTTAAAAATAGTTGTCGGATTAGTCGTTCCAGTGCTGATACCATTAGCTTTATTTATTGCAAGTTCGAGATTGCTCGTTGTACCATTGACCGGTAGCGGAATCGGATTAACACCTTCTACTGTCTGCTCATTCACAAGCTTTACCCAAAAGAAAAATTGACCACTAATTGTATTATGATTCGTAACATAATCATTGAATGTAACTGTAATCTTATTGGTTGTTCGATCTACGTTTGCCAGACCAATCTTACTGCCATTTTCACTGAGTAGTGGGAACTCACTGTAATTTATCATTTGTAAAATAGGCGGTAATTCAAAAGTCAATTCATCCCCTGCTTGTACTTCATCAGGAAGATAAAATGAGTAATTGACTTTGATTTTATCACTACTTTTCACACGCTGGATCGGGTTATTCGCAATGTCCGTCAAACTCACGTTTGTCAATAGCTCTGAACCATATTCTCTTTTCCCTTTAACTGTAAACTGAATATTTTCCTGACTCTCAGCACTACTCTCATCAGTCAAAGAGGTCCCGCTATCAGGTTTTTCGGTACTACTATCTTCAGAATTTTGTTCAGAGATGTTTGTGCTTGCAGTTACTTGAGGATTCGTTGTACTAGAATCGGCTTCTACTGCGTGTGTTTTCGTCGTAATTCCTAGCACCATCAACCATGAAATAACTAAAAACAGGCTTAATTTACTTAGTCGCCTTATTCTATACATCATTTTAGCCCCATTTTTTAACCAATTTTTTGTTAATTTTTATTATATAGAGATTATTTGTCTGTGAACATTGATTTGCTTGTGACAATCACATGACTCGATTTCTTGCAAAAACGAAAACTTCAGCTTAAAATAAAATAATAAACGTTATTTATCGAATGGAGGAATAATAGTATGAAGAAAAAAATTGGTTTTTTTGTCGGAAGTTTAAGAAAAAACTCTTACAGTAAGACAGTCGCAACTGCTATTTCAAGTTTATTCCCAGAAGAATATGAACCTGTTTTCATCAACTTGCAGGAACTGCAAATGTATAACCAAGATTTGGATGACGAAGGAACTCCAACTGCCGCTTGGACAGCATTTAGAGAGGAAGTTAAACAGCTTTCTGGTCTTGTCTTTGTCACACCAGAATATAATCGCTCTGTCCCAGGTGTTTTGAAAAATGCTTTAGATGTTGGCTCCCGTCCCTATGGTCAAAATGTTTGGGATGGAAAACCAGGATTAGTTGTGAGCGTATCACCTGGCGCATTAAGTGCTTTTGGTGCAAATCATCATCTACGTCAATCACTTGTTTTTCTTAATATCCCTACTTTACAACAGCCCGAAGCCTATATCGGTAATGTCGTAAATTTAATCAATGATGATGGCACCATTGCTGAGAATACTATGAATTTTTTCAAAACAATCGTTGATTCTTACCTTATCTTTTTAGAAAAAAATAGTTAATTCTATTTAAATAGTCTAAACCAAAACTGAAAAATAGTTTGGTCTAGACTATTTTCTTACTTTAATTCTTCGTAACGAAAACATGTTGTCACATGATCATTGATCACTCCAACAGCTTCTAGAAATGCATAAATAATCGTACTACCGACAAACTTAAACCCTCTTTTTTTCAAATCTTTCGTTATTCTATCAGATAATTCATTTGTTGTAGGAATTTCTAGTTGATCTTGATAAGAATTTTTCAAAACTTTATGAGAGTTGAAAGCCCATAAATAACTAGAAAATGAGCCAAACTCATTTTGGATCTCTATAACTTTTTGGGCATTATGGATTGCAGCCTCAATTTTTCTACGATTACGGATAATTCCTGAATCACTCAATAATTCTTCAATTTTTTTTTCGTCATAGTAAGCGACTTTCTGTATATCAAAATCATCAAAAGCAGCGTCAAAATGTTCTGCTTTATTCAAAATAGTTTGCCAATTTAACCCAGCTTGGTTGATATCTAAGATTAATTTTCGAAATAATTTCTGATCATCATGTAAAGGGACACCCCAAATCGTATCATGATAGTTTTCCATTTTTTCATTCCCCTTCGCCCAAGAACACCTCTGTTTCATTTACTTTTTCCTCCAATCGCTAAATCTTAATTTTTTTATAACATATCTTCATTCTAGCAAAAGTTAGAAAAAAATGTTTACAAACCAAACTGTACTATGTATACTAGTACACAACAAACACCTTTTGTTGAAAGGAGAAATTTATGGTTTCTATTAATAAAGCTAGTAGTAAACCTTATTACGAACAACTAATGTTAGGAATCAAAGAAGATATCTTAAGCGGTTTACTACAATCTGGTGACCGTCTTCCTTCCGTTAGAGAAATGGCCCGACAGCTTATGATGAATCCTAATACAGTCAGTAAGGCTTACAAACTATTAGAAGCACAAGAAGTTATCATAACCGTTAAAGGGAAAGGCACCTATGTAAAAAAAATTGATACAGATCTTCGAGACGAATATCAGATCGAAAAAATCAAAAAAAAGTTTACTGATTTAGTTATTGAAGCAAATTATTTAAACGTTCCTAAAAATGAAATGACTCAATGGTTAGATGAAAGTTATCAAGAATTGAAGGGAGAGTAAACATGAAAATAGAAAATTTAGAAAAAAAGATCGATCGACAAGTTATTCTAAAGGATATAAACTTGACATTCAACCAAGGGGAAATCACAGGGTTGATTGGACGAAATGGTTCTGGTAAAACAACCTTTTTCAGATCAATTGCCGGTCACTATGAGTTAGATCAAGGTCAGATCCTCATCGATCAAGAAGATCTTCAAAAAAATAAATTACTCAAGCAAAAAATCTTTTATATTGATGAACAATATAATTTTCTTTCCGGCTATACATTAAAGAAAATCCTCACTTTCTACCAAAATGCATATGCAGGTTTTAACAAAGAAAAATATTTAGCCTTAACAAAGAAAAACAATCTAAACCCCCGTTTCAACTATCGTTCGATGTCAAAAGGTATGCAGGGGCTTTATAAAATGATTTTAGCTATTTGTTCTAATGCTGATTATGTTTTATTGGATGAACCTCTAGATGGATTAGATATCATTGTCAAAAAGAACGTATTAGGAATTCTTTTAGATGACGTCAGTGAAAATAGTCGCTCAATTATCATCTCTTCTCACAATTTAAATGAACTAGAGAGTATTATCGATCGAGCATTGATTTTGAAAAAAAATCAAATTCAGCTTGATTATCACTTGGAATCGCTAAGAGAAAGTGCTCGAAAAATCCAAATGGTTTTTAAAACGAAGAAAGTCCCTCAATTCGTTAAAGAAAACAGTAGATTACTTCACTTTCAAGGGCGTGTTGTTACAGCTATTTTTGAAGATTATACAGAAGAATTAAGAATATTGATTCAAGCAGAGGAGCCTATTTTATTTGAAGAACTACCACTAACATTAGAAGATGTCTTTGAAGTAAACCTTGCAAATGAAAAAACAAATGACTCTTTACAAGGAGAAACGTTATGAATAAACAGTTAATGACTATTTTGAAAAAGCGATACGGACTTACATTGATTGTAGCCAGTCTATCTATTCTATTGTTTTATAGCTATTTGGGTATTAGCGATGTCAATCGTTGGAAAGATATGAACAATTATTACAACTCTGAGGAATATATCACAAATTTAAAAGAAATGTCCGAAGAAGATAATCCTAGTTTTAAAGGATTGTCACTTGAAGAACGACAAAAATTAGATAAAAAAGAAGGATTGCGCTTGTTTTATCAAACGAAAGAATATGATGAACAGGGAAATTTGATTACCTCCGTCTCCGTTGACCAACCATACTATACTATGTATTTCAATGAAAATCCGCTCCTATTGATCGCAGCTATTACAATAATCGGATTCTTTCTCTTTTTCGTTGATTTAAAAACATCATTCAATGAATTTTTATTTTCATTAGGTGTTTCTAAACGGAAAATTTACTATTCAAAACTTATATTGATTTCTTTCCCTATTTTAATCAGTGTACTTCTGGCTAAAATTCTATTTGTCAGCATTATTACAACTGGAATCCCAACTGAGTATGTCAATATAAGTATGACAGATTTAGCTGTAAATGTTTTAGCTAGTTGGATAACTTGTATCGGCTATTTCTTTATTTCAGCTTTTATTGGTTTAGTAACTGGAAATATTATTTTAGGACCGCTAACTGTATTTGGGTTCTGCGCCTCT
This sequence is a window from Enterococcus sp. 7F3_DIV0205. Protein-coding genes within it:
- a CDS encoding ABC transporter ATP-binding protein — protein: MKIENLEKKIDRQVILKDINLTFNQGEITGLIGRNGSGKTTFFRSIAGHYELDQGQILIDQEDLQKNKLLKQKIFYIDEQYNFLSGYTLKKILTFYQNAYAGFNKEKYLALTKKNNLNPRFNYRSMSKGMQGLYKMILAICSNADYVLLDEPLDGLDIIVKKNVLGILLDDVSENSRSIIISSHNLNELESIIDRALILKKNQIQLDYHLESLRESARKIQMVFKTKKVPQFVKENSRLLHFQGRVVTAIFEDYTEELRILIQAEEPILFEELPLTLEDVFEVNLANEKTNDSLQGETL
- a CDS encoding GntR family transcriptional regulator; protein product: MVSINKASSKPYYEQLMLGIKEDILSGLLQSGDRLPSVREMARQLMMNPNTVSKAYKLLEAQEVIITVKGKGTYVKKIDTDLRDEYQIEKIKKKFTDLVIEANYLNVPKNEMTQWLDESYQELKGE
- a CDS encoding DNA-3-methyladenine glycosylase I; translation: MKQRCSWAKGNEKMENYHDTIWGVPLHDDQKLFRKLILDINQAGLNWQTILNKAEHFDAAFDDFDIQKVAYYDEKKIEELLSDSGIIRNRRKIEAAIHNAQKVIEIQNEFGSFSSYLWAFNSHKVLKNSYQDQLEIPTTNELSDRITKDLKKRGFKFVGSTIIYAFLEAVGVINDHVTTCFRYEELK
- a CDS encoding GNAT family N-acetyltransferase → MILKQTIQKHLEPQEIKDVQVLKETNKKIYSIEYKLDLSFFKKTNEKVDHLLCWEEDVLVGYAALSNFDPEELEVTIIAQPNKKIIDKIQEAIVSFSRQRMIKEILWIIDRKDHFLNSYVKEVSGYKYSFSEYAMILATDQFVLTPSDYAIEPARIEEAKAIAALEYGKSTDEIVPIDQEDLKKTLVLRENGQVIASIRLENEDNSYGIYGFVVRPDYRGQGIGRKIICQLVQQLIDKQATKIYLEVDSTNEAARHLYHSIGFEEQTLFDYYIYTLNR
- a CDS encoding ABC transporter permease; translated protein: MNKQLMTILKKRYGLTLIVASLSILLFYSYLGISDVNRWKDMNNYYNSEEYITNLKEMSEEDNPSFKGLSLEERQKLDKKEGLRLFYQTKEYDEQGNLITSVSVDQPYYTMYFNENPLLLIAAITIIGFFLFFVDLKTSFNEFLFSLGVSKRKIYYSKLILISFPILISVLLAKILFVSIITTGIPTEYVNISMTDLAVNVLASWITCIGYFFISAFIGLVTGNIILGPLTVFGFCASLEFFITGLTNAWYYFTNTTTDIVVMNKFFVYTVTKDPVSTVPIIVSLVLSVFLIIFGSFLFPTLSLEKKGNYLLFDRLKIPVVIAMIVYIPIVLVFSGGLYLGGTDSSPIPSLLFYGTITALIGIYLVFRKEIHEWVNNKRQLKNDFRIES
- the rpsP gene encoding 30S ribosomal protein S16 — its product is MSVKIRLKRMGSKKSPFYRIVVADSRSPRDGRFIETVGTYNPLKDPAEVVLKEDLVLDWLSKGAQPSDTVRNILSKEGVMKKHHEAKLEKK
- a CDS encoding NADPH-dependent FMN reductase: MKKKIGFFVGSLRKNSYSKTVATAISSLFPEEYEPVFINLQELQMYNQDLDDEGTPTAAWTAFREEVKQLSGLVFVTPEYNRSVPGVLKNALDVGSRPYGQNVWDGKPGLVVSVSPGALSAFGANHHLRQSLVFLNIPTLQQPEAYIGNVVNLINDDGTIAENTMNFFKTIVDSYLIFLEKNS
- a CDS encoding LPXTG cell wall anchor domain-containing protein — encoded protein: MYRIRRLSKLSLFLVISWLMVLGITTKTHAVEADSSTTNPQVTASTNISEQNSEDSSTEKPDSGTSLTDESSAESQENIQFTVKGKREYGSELLTNVSLTDIANNPIQRVKSSDKIKVNYSFYLPDEVQAGDELTFELPPILQMINYSEFPLLSENGSKIGLANVDRTTNKITVTFNDYVTNHNTISGQFFFWVKLVNEQTVEGVNPIPLPVNGTTSNLELAINKANGISTGTTNPTTIFKSGKFDSIDPQKINWTITLNNSGQNLLLPIINDNLGAGQQLLVDTFSVNYRDADKKSLKKYSLPSIIQGDITNVIPTANGFTLALQSLGSYSVGKGYVSAVINYSTKVTDSSVRYVNNANTLDEAGTPQSRNASLTNYANGGIGNGDVNQVIDVLTDKIDETESIDLEELTDNSAQKLIEAKENAQTVVDNENSTVIDLEDVTESLVNQLVTIEESVQVIDIEELETFIEENNELNEETYTPETWNQWIDKKTEAIRLVQIVKETPRAVSRVKIKQMTQELKTARADLIEVTGSTETRESESSGTASTTEATSGTQNSTSNPNENRNKNQQRLLNTGETSSPVLLIIGILLSVIACGMIFSRKNV